Part of the Mycteria americana isolate JAX WOST 10 ecotype Jacksonville Zoo and Gardens chromosome 10, USCA_MyAme_1.0, whole genome shotgun sequence genome, TTGCACGGAGCTGTGTCCATGTGCACGCCTGCACGGGTGTTGCACAGAGTCATGTCAGTGTGCACGCCTGCACGGGTGTTGCACGGAGCTGTGTCCATGTGCACGCCTGCACGGGTGTTGCACAGAGTCATGTCAGTGTGCACGCCTGCACGGGTGTTGCACGGAGCTGTGTCGGTGTGCACGCCTGCACGGGTGTTGCACAGAGTCATGTCAGTGTGCACACCTGCACGGGTGTTGCACGGAGCTGTGTCGGTGTGCACGCCTGCACGGGTGTTGCACAGAGTCATGTCAGTGTGCACGCCTGCACGGGTGTTGCACGGAGCTGTGTCCGTGTGCACGCCTGCACGGGTGTTGCACCGGGCCATGTGAATGTGCACGCATGCATGGCTGTTGCACAGAGCCATGTCAGTGTCCGTGCCTACATGGGTGTTGCACGGGGCTGTGTTAGCGTGCGTGCCTGCACGGGTGTTGCACACGCACAGCGTGGTGCGGTGCTGGTGTGCGTGCCAGCACAGGCGCTGGCAGacctgtgctggcacgcagctcTGTGTGGGTGCAGGGGAGGAACTGATTCGGGAACTGACACATGAAGCAGGGTGACTGCgtcggggaggggacggggagggggcaCGAGCAGCCATAGGACACCTCTGTGGGATGAGAGGCCGTGTCCCTGAGCCTGGTGATGGCACCGAGGGAGAGCAGGCGAGAACAGCCTCAGGACTTCTCACCCACCTTCACGCCTGCCCCGCTTTGCTCTCCAGAAGCTGCTGGCTGAGTGCCAGGACCAGCAGTGGTGCCAGTTCTCGGTGCACAGCCAGGTCTTTGGGCCGGACCCGTGCCCTGGGACACACAAGTACCTCATCGCTTCCTACAAGTGCCGGCCAGGTGAGGTGGAACGGGGTCTGGGCAGCGCTGCGGGGGCTCTTCCCTGGCCTCggctgctgggaagggggcagagaggggagccGAGCCGCCCCTGTATCTCGCAGCCCTCTCCGGCCCTGCCTTGGCAGCTCTCAGACCCTTGGCTGGGCTaaggcaggagggggctgcaggggattCGGGATGCGTTGGGACGTTCTGCACTGTCACTCCCCAGGGAACCATCGGGTCAAGACTGTGTGCGAGAACGACAAGCTGAGGCTGCAGTGCCGACCAAAGTCCATCCTGGCCATCTATTCTGCAAATTACGGACGATTCCTGCGGGGCAAACCAGAGTGCGATGCCCTGAACGCTGGGGGACCCCATATAGGTACGCCCGAACGGTTTGAGCCAGAAATGGGGCCAGGAGCCGTGCAGAGAGCACGGCACACGAATGCCATCGGGCTGTGCCTGTGCCCCTTGGCCCCAGCTGGCTGGTgcgcggcgggcaggggcgggcaggtcTGCCTGCGGGTCCATGCCCCATGTCTTTGCAGAGTGCTTGGCTCCCGACGCCCTGCGGAGGGTCTCCAAGAAGTGCCACCGAAAGGGGAACTGCACCGTGGCTGCCGACCGGGCCACCTTCGGGGACCCGTGCCTCCCCGGCATGAAGAAACAGCTGCGAGTGTCCTACACCTGCGGTGAGAGCcacccgcggggctgggggcgtggGGGCCACTGGCTGAGCCCCTGCTGTGCCCCCCCGTGCCATGCaggccggggcgcggggctccctggggaggccgggggctgctggggatgaGCAGGGTGGTGATGCTCCGTGTGTGCTCTCCTTGCAGTGCCcaagcagctgctggaggaggtgggcCCTGACACCTCGGACCCCTTCCTGCTCTCGGACTACATGCACGGTAACGTGGGGGGGGAGGCTACGCCAAAAGCGGTGCGGCATCGTGTCCGCGCCTGGGTGAACCACCCCTTCTATGGCCTGTCTGTGTCTGTGGTGCCCACCGCTGGCACGAGCCCTGCAGCTCCATGCATCCCAGCACCGCTGTCCTGTGGCTGAAGCCACCCATCGGTCAGTGCCCATGTCTGAGGGGCTGGAGAGATGCGGTCTGccgggagcaggggagaggaggacccGCAGGGGAGCATCCCTGTGGGCAGGGGAGCGGTTGTGCAGGAAGGAAGGAGCGTGGCGTGGGGAAGGAGGCAGGTAGGGCAGGCAgccgggcagcggggagccggggagcACCTCGTGTCTCAGCCCGCGTCCCCTTGTTCGCTGCAGGTGGCTGGTACAAAGGGCCCAGGTTCTCCAGGCTCCGGGAAGACCGGATGATTTTTACTAGCTCCCTGGCAGCTTTTGCCCACCTTTGGGGTACGTGCCCTCCCCGGCTCTCACGCAGCACCCAGGGGAGTGGGACGGGCTTGGGAGGGTGGCTCAGGTCCCATGATggcccccgctccgcccggggcTCGGCTCAGAGGCAGCCAGACCCCAGACCCCTGCGGAAGGGTTGGCAGCCATGCGAGGGAGGAGGGCACCAAGCGCCCACGCGGAGTTTGGGGAAGGCCACGTAGGGCGGGAGCTCGCAAGTTGAACAAGCCCCGAGGTCCCGCAGCATCGGCGGTCGCAGTGCTGCTGCGGTCCTGCCTGCAGACCTTCCTTCTCCGACGGGCTGAGTTACCCGCTGgatctccttccttcctgccctgtCTGCAGGGGCACTGATGGAGAGCACCTCTCTGCGGGCAAAAATTTCCCTTGCCAGGGGAAATTACTCATTTAAGTCCCTGGTGAGATGATTCCTCCCACCGTGCTGCCTACCCGGCATCCCAACGGGGGTTTCCTATGGGGAAAGGGGCATTTCAGGACACTGGTGGTGCTGATGAGGCTCTGGGTGACGCTCCCACGATCACTGGGGCCGGGTCTGTCCTGCCCCTGCAGCCTGGGTGCTGAGgccatccctgctcccctcctcttcctcccgtgTGCCCGGCAGAGGGGGTTTTCCAGGCGCTGGTACCCCGCAGGCTGCGGAGGCGGTTTGTACCCTGGTGTCTCTGCTCTTCGCTCCCCAGGTGTCCCAGAGAAagttggcctctactttctttgcGGGGTCTCGGGAGGCCTCATGCTCCTGCTGTGCATCGTCAGCCCCAAAACGACCTTCCTCCAGGAGGTGGGGGAGGCTCTCAAAGACccggagctggggagcagctcggAGCTGCACAGGACCAAGCTGCGGGACGAGCAGGATGAAGACCTTCCCGATGACAGCTCCTCGGACTCCTCCTTCCGCCGCCTCACCCGCACCTACCGCGCCACTGACAGCATCTTCGGCCCTGAGCTGACGGCAGCTATGGAGGGAGCGGCAGAGCACCAGGGCCGTGGCGGGGAGGAGATCTGGATGCCCAAGGAGTCAAGCCCATACGCCATCCACAAGATCAAATCAGCCACCAAATAAGAATTGGAAGAAAATGGCCAGAGAGCAGCGGGGAGCGGAGGCTAAGTGGGATCCAGCATTGGAGAGACACAAGAGTTTGGGCTACTCGGGGTGAGTGGGCATCCCGAGTGGCAGCAGGGCCACAGCAGCCCCGCTGTGGCCACCAACCCACTGCTCCACCAGCCTGGAAACCTCTAACCCGGGGGTAAGATGCGGTCCCTGGGTGTGATGAGGGGCTGCGGGACGGCTCGTGGGGCTGCCGGCTCCTTTGCCACAAACACGCTGCTAACCCTAAGCTAACCTCCCCATTCTGAGCTCACATCGGCTGGCTCTAGTACTTAACCCTGCTCAGCCGCGCCGAGCCCACCCCGAGCCTTTCCAGGCTGTCTGCTCCTGTTTCTTCTTGGGTGCTGGCTTCCACCCCTGGTGCTGCAACCACCCCCCAGCGCTCGGGCAGCGTGCCGGTGGCGGAGACGCAGAAACAGCCAGGACGCAGGGAGGATGCAGGCGGAGCAGGTGGGAGAGCGCCGTGAGCGTCACCCGCCACGGCCCTACCAGGCCGCGTGCCTTGCGCCCCGGTACCCCAGGGGAGCtgcgccccggggctggggccgccaGCAGCTTGGCACGGCGCTGGCCTCGCCTCCCTGCGGGCGTTCGGGAGCTCTGTCACCCTGCGTTGCTCTGTGCTTTCCTTCCCTGCGTCCCCCGCTGGCAGGAGAGCCCTGCGGTTAACTTGCTGGGGCTTTTTCCAGTAAATAAATGCAACGGCTCGTAGACACAACATCCCTCCCTGACCTCTGCCGTTAATAGTGAAAACGGAGGAAAAGGAAGCCGGGAATCTCGGCCCTCCCTGTGCGGATCAGCTTCTTGCCTCCCGCCGGTGTTTCTGGCGCTGGGCCATGGGGAGCAACAAGTTGGGCCTGTTTTAGCATGGGAAAGGATAAGGTTTTAgcctggggaagggaaatggGGGAAAAGCAGTCCATGTGGATCCCATGAATGACGCTTCCCTGTCCTTGCTCCTTCTCTTGAGCCTGAGGCTCTCTGTCTGGTAAGCAATCCTGGAGCAAACGTCCCcagatgccatccagaagggcTTCTCAGCAGCCCCACGGtgccagggagctgggctggggctggggctggcgctgCTCCAGCTCCGAAAGGCAGTGCAGGCTCTGTAGTGCTGAGAGAAGGGGCTGGATGGAAGCAGTGACCCAGATCTTCTCATGACAGGGACGCTCCAGGCACCGATGCTCGTAGCGGGCTCTATTTTTCTGTCTACCACCGCACATGAAGTGCCTGGGCTGGGTGCAGCAAGAGAGGTCTGTGGGGGGCATCAGTGCACCCCTTAACCCAGCTGCTGGCATTGGTGGTCTGCCGGGGGCCAGGGAGGCGCTGGCCCCAGCTCTGCGGCCAGAGCCGCGCCGTGCTCGGCGGTGGATGCTCTCCCGGCGTGGAGCCGAGTGCCATGGCAATGCAGCAGCCTTGTGCTCCTGCCGCAATGAGGGGGGCAAGGACTGGCATCCTTCCTGATTTGGGGGCTTGCTGAGGGATGCCAGAGCCCAAGGAGAGTTTGGGGGACTCTCACCTCAACCCGGCCCCCAGCATCCTCAGATGACGGGCAGGACTGAGACCACAGACTTGCCTCCTTGCTTGGACAgctggcacagctcctgctgcagaccCACGGCGCTCACCTGGCAGGGTCCGCTTCTTGCTCCCCCCATCATTCCTCCAGTACCCCC contains:
- the LOC142415238 gene encoding protein eva-1 homolog C-like isoform X1, with protein sequence MEITAHVYPDFCLTVAVRKPGARWKPRQAPSLCSGERRREGRGCRFLRQQQRCQGTAPAHPPRSAFGSTSLPPRGRCPCARSVPAAQSSPWPWAAHKERARGRPPSPGALAGQRSEPLSPRAASPGASRCQGPGRQRLPAGRSGAGSSCAMAGPVGPAAALVLLCMAVGLEASPELSGYLHKVLRNHTTHTCDGEQLLIVCPRKTTISILGAFYGRRVPSPNLCPSPGNASQESTECTSATAHLKLLAECQDQQWCQFSVHSQVFGPDPCPGTHKYLIASYKCRPGNHRVKTVCENDKLRLQCRPKSILAIYSANYGRFLRGKPECDALNAGGPHIECLAPDALRRVSKKCHRKGNCTVAADRATFGDPCLPGMKKQLRVSYTCVPKQLLEEVGPDTSDPFLLSDYMHGGWYKGPRFSRLREDRMIFTSSLAAFAHLWGVPEKVGLYFLCGVSGGLMLLLCIVSPKTTFLQEVGEALKDPELGSSSELHRTKLRDEQDEDLPDDSSSDSSFRRLTRTYRATDSIFGPELTAAMEGAAEHQGRGGEEIWMPKESSPYAIHKIKSATK
- the LOC142415238 gene encoding protein eva-1 homolog C-like isoform X2 → MEITAHVYPDFCLTVAVRKPGARWKPRQAPSLCSGERRREGRGCRFLRQQQRCQGTAPAHPPRSAFGSTSLPPRGRCPCARSVPAAQSSPWPWAAHKERARGRPPSPGALAGQRSEPLSPRAASPGASRCQGPGRQRLPAGRSGAGSSCAMAGPVGPAAALVLLCMAVGLEASPELSGYLHKVLRNHTTHTCDGEQLLIVCPRKTTISILGAFYGRRVPSPNLCPSPGNASQESTECTSATAHLKLLAECQDQQWCQFSVHSQVFGPDPCPGTHKYLIASYKCRPGNHRVKTVCENDKLRLQCRPKSILAIYSANYGRFLRGKPECDALNAGGPHIECLAPDALRRVSKKCHRKGNCTVAADRATFGDPCLPGMKKQLRVSYTCVPKQLLEEVGPDTSDPFLLSDYMHGVPEKVGLYFLCGVSGGLMLLLCIVSPKTTFLQEVGEALKDPELGSSSELHRTKLRDEQDEDLPDDSSSDSSFRRLTRTYRATDSIFGPELTAAMEGAAEHQGRGGEEIWMPKESSPYAIHKIKSATK